A stretch of DNA from Acidobacteriota bacterium:
AGGCCGCACCTACCCGTTGGCCTTTCAACGCGGACAAGAGCGCGTGCTGAAAATCAACGGCCTCAAAGACCTGAAAATTTACCTGCCGTGGGCGCGCACCTTTGAGGTTGCCGTCGAATTCAAACTGGATCACACCTTGAATTGATGGCGGATGGCGGATGGCGGATTTGAGCAGGCACCCTAGACCAGTTTGCAATTGAATGTACGGGCAGTGCGGCTAAGACAGTACCGCGCGCGTGAGCAAGCGGGATGTCAACGCTGGCGCAATACGGTCTACCATGAGTCTCCGCTTGCTCACGCGCGCGGTACTGCCCCGGAGCGCGCTTTTTCTCGTACACTGATCTGCAATCCGATCTAAAACCTTGCTCGGATCGCAATTCGCAATTCGCAATTCGCAATCGAATGACTGCCCTATTCATCATCCTCATCTTCCTTTGCTATGCCGCGCTGATGCTGACGCGCCGTATGCCTGCGATCTTGGCCGTGCCCGCGATGGCCGTGACGATGGCGTTGGCCGCGCGCACCCCGCTCGCGCAAATTCTGAACGATGTAATCGTGGGCGGCGCGCGGCGTTTGGTGGACGCCTATCTGATGGTATTGGCGGGGGCCTTGCTGGGCCGCGTTGTGATGCAGACCGGCATTGCCGAAGGGCTGATCAAGCGCGCGGCGGAGTTTGGCGGCGACCGTCCGTTGGCCGTCGCGGTAATGCTGATGCTGGCGGTGGCGTTGCTGTTCACGACGCTGACCGGCTTGGGCGCGATCATTATGGTGGGCGGGTTGACGCTGCCGATCATGATGAGTCTGGGTGTGCCGCGTAAACTGACCGGTGTGCTGTTTTTGCTGGCTTACGGCGCGGGTTTCGTCTTCAACATTGCGGCCTGGGGGCTGTACCAAAAGACGCTCAAACTCGAAGCGCAGAGCATCGGCCAATTCGCGAGCGTGCTGTTCGCCATTGATGTTTCGCTGATCATCGTCTTTTTGGTTTATGCCGCACGCCGCATCAGTGCGTATGGCGCGTGGGCGGTGGCCGTTGACGACATTGCGGCCAAACGCGACGTGCCGCTGTATACGCTGCTCGTGCCGCTCTTGCCGCTGGCCTTGCACAAAGGTTTGGGCTGGCCGGTGATGCCGGCGTTTTTGGCGAGCGCGGTGCTGGCTGTGTTGTTGACGCGCCCGCGCGAATTGGTGCAGCAACTTGCCAGCGCGGCGGTGAAAGGTTTGGAAGACGTGGCGGCGGCAATCATCCTGATGATCGGCATCGGGATGCTGCTCAATACGACAGAAATTCCCGCCATCAAAGGCGCGCTCGCGCCGTTGGTGCAAGGTATCAACTTCCGCTCACCGCTGGTGTATGTGGCGTTCTTTGGCTTGCTCTCGCCGCTGGCCTTGTATCGCGGGCCGCTCAATTTTTACGGCGTCGGCATCGGCGTGTATTCGCTGCTGAGCGCGCTGGGACTGTTGCCGCCCGCCGCGTTGGTGGCGGCGGTGATGAGTGTCGCGCAGGTGCAAACCGTCAGCGATCCGACCAATACGCACAACGTCTGGGTGGCGAATTATGTCGGCATGCGCGTCGAAGAAATCACGCGTGCGACGCTGGCGTGGAAAGTGGCGGTCTGTGTGTTGGGATTGGTGGCTGGCAGCATGTTGTATTTGCGCTAGCCTTCCGCACGAAGGCACACGAAGGAGCACTAGGAAAATAAAGTCTCAGTAGTTCTAACAGCAGGGGAAAGGCTGAGCTGTAGGACGCAAGCTGATTCCTGGCTCCGGATGCCTGATAGGCCGAAAATGCCGGCAATTTTCAACAACCAGGAATCAGGAGCCAGGAATCAGGAATCAGCCCGCCAGTACGACGCGTTACCACAGGTTGAAATTTGGAACTGCTGAGTCTTCTTAGTACTCCTTCGTGTGCCTTCGTGGGCGGAACGATTATGAAAGTTCGCATTGGCATTGATGTCGGCGGCACCTTCACCGACGTGGTCGTGCTGGACAACGAGACGCACGAACTCGTCGGGCAATTGAAGCTGCCCACTTCGCACACCGCGCGCGAGGGCGTGGCGCTGGGCATCGTGTCAGCGCTCGAAGAAGCCATGCGCAAATTCGCCTTGCAACCCGATGATGTCAGCTTCATCGCGCACAGCACGACGCAGGCGACGAATGCGTTGCTGGAAGGCGATGTGGCC
This window harbors:
- a CDS encoding citrate transporter, whose amino-acid sequence is MTALFIILIFLCYAALMLTRRMPAILAVPAMAVTMALAARTPLAQILNDVIVGGARRLVDAYLMVLAGALLGRVVMQTGIAEGLIKRAAEFGGDRPLAVAVMLMLAVALLFTTLTGLGAIIMVGGLTLPIMMSLGVPRKLTGVLFLLAYGAGFVFNIAAWGLYQKTLKLEAQSIGQFASVLFAIDVSLIIVFLVYAARRISAYGAWAVAVDDIAAKRDVPLYTLLVPLLPLALHKGLGWPVMPAFLASAVLAVLLTRPRELVQQLASAAVKGLEDVAAAIILMIGIGMLLNTTEIPAIKGALAPLVQGINFRSPLVYVAFFGLLSPLALYRGPLNFYGVGIGVYSLLSALGLLPPAALVAAVMSVAQVQTVSDPTNTHNVWVANYVGMRVEEITRATLAWKVAVCVLGLVAGSMLYLR